The segment TTCATTCATTAACCAGCGAGTCACCTTTGTGCCTTTTATTCTAGGCACACAAACCAGTTCAGCTGCACACCGACGAGTCACCTGTGACTTGGCATTACAAATATGTGAGCTGTCATTTCTCAGAGCCATCCACCTTCCAGTCTCCAGTATCGTTACTATCCAACACAGCCTACTGTTTCaggtcattattattatagcaCGGTTAGTCGGTGGCGGTGAGGGGAAAAACAGCTCTGCATGTTTCAAAGCTGTCCCCCTGGAACAAAACGAGGAAGTAGTCCATTGAAAGTCCCTCGAGGGACAGcggaaaataataaataatggatGTAAAAGCAGGTCGAGCTGAAGGCGGCAAGgcattaaagaaataaatgggGCCTCACACAGCAAGTAGAGCTATTAAACTAACAAATATTATGATATGAAATGATCCTGTGTTGTCACTGAGGGTCTCAGTGTGTCTTATATGGAGGCAGAGGGGTGAGAAGACACACATaacctgcatgtaaacaaacccaACCCTCATTATTATCATACTTATGTCAAATTTAAGTCTATTTTGGCTGTGTTACAGGAACATAGTTTGCATTCAGTAGGAAGgctgagattgtttttttttgttgttgtttgttttgacacagCCTGACTCAACCACTCGACCGGTTAAACCTGCTTAATTGCTGCTACCTGCTAAAGTTTTCGAGGGATTAGCCCTTCACTATACAGCTACTGTTTCGGTTAAACGAGCGACCGTGTCAACTGGTGACCGTTAGTCGGAATGCTCCGCGGTTGTCGTAGTTACCACAGCCGTTGGAAACAAGAAGAAGCTAcgtagcctttttttttttttcctttattcacgttaaatttgatatacttttatgtttgtttctgttatttactgtctactatgaaataaaatgtattattattattattattatcattattattattatgactgcGACAACCTTTAGAGAGAGCGTTTGGCTCGTTTGGCGGGGTCTCCGGTTGACACGGTCGctcgttgaaccgaaacaccggtGTTAGCAAGTGAGCTAACTAGCCACGTCTCAGGTCAACGGGGGTTACGTCAACTTGACAGCGTGACAGACAACAAGGATGCCAGCTGACTCACTAAACATCCATGTTCAACAAAGATTACACTTCGTTTCAGTGTCGTTTGGGTGATAGCTAACTAACGTCTGTGTTGACAGCcgttttttttacccccccaCTCCCTGTCGGCTAACCGACCCTGAGCACTGACCTGGAGAGATGCTTCAGGATCTGCTTCTTAATGAGTCCAGCCATGGCAGCACAAATCCCGATATACTCCGAGCTGTCCGGggttaaaacaacaacaacaacaacaaaaaaagatggcTAGCGTAACCGAggtataaacacacagcagcagcagcggcggctcAGATTCTCCTCCCCGTGTCGGGCTTCATTTTAACGGTGTTCCCGCTTGGTTTGCTCCGAGAGATGAGGCAGTGTGGGCGGACAAGACGTCCACACGTCCGAGTGACGACCTCGGAGGAGCTCGGAGACAAAGCATATCACGTTAGGCCATTTTCAGGCACGGATACACcgataaaaataagaaagaaaaaaaagaaagctccAGAAAACGGGACCACCGGGAGCTCTGCGATATCATACACCGAACACCTGGACAGCGCGTCGGAGGAGCGGCGTCTGTTGTCACGGCGTCAGGGCGGAGCGTCATGGTGCGTTCAAGGTCTGCTAGGAAACTACTAAACTGGGTAATGTACATGATACAAAGGTATTTATACTTCTAAACATGCTGGAATATGTTTTATCTTAAGCAATGTTGTGTCtaattcatgtatttattttgtttaatataagttcaatgctttaaaaaaaactccatgtACGAAGAAGTGTTACTACAGAGCCTTCATTCCAACACAAGCATGCacttaattacttttttctttatatttctaatttatgagtaatttcttatcaaccttATTGTCTAAGAGCTGCTGTCACAAGTGAATTTGGGatcaaaaaaatgtatcttatctttttttttttttttcaaaactttatttattgagatttggccattttcaataaacaatacataatgaacacaacaaacaataacaaaccttCCAATCCCTTCCCACACTCTCataaccaaaaaaaatgtatcttatcttttttttttcttcaaaactttatttattgagatttggccattttcaataaacaatacataatgaacacaacaaacaataacaaaccttCCAATCCCTTCCCACACTCTCATAACCAACAGTCCTCTCGCAGGAAAATAAGTAACTGAGTCCATAAGAGAagataataattaaataagtaattaaaaatacatcaaatacaATCTTATCTTTTCTTAACACGGCTGAAACTATAACCTACCTGTCTATTTTAGGCACCTTTAGTCGAGCCAAATGTCTGACCTTGACAAGCTGAATGAATTTGGCTCACTTTgaatttggttttatttggtgtttctgcaaatgaaattaaataaaaatgtatgtcatcaaacatatttgtttattagtATTACTTTTCTAAACTCTCTGTGTACACTAAAATACTACACAACTTCAAACCTGTGTTTTATGTGACAAATGATCTACATGTACtatactgtcttttttttattattatgttatgtgtgtacAACCTTGAGCAAACTCTAGCTACTTTTTTGTAATGTTTCAATAAAATGTCGTCTCAGTTAGTTGTTCTAGGTCTTTTGTTGATAACTAAACCCTTGTTTGACAaattaatatcaataaataatgtattgtttgagaataatatatatatttttattcaattatttgaTATTGTACACATTTGTTTGGAGGGTTATTTGCCTTGTCAGTGTTTTACTGACAGCTTTCACTCTAAAATGCTCTGCCTTGTCAGTGTTTTACTGACAGCTTTCACTCTAAAATGCTCTCTTGGTGACACCTAGCGTTTAAACTGAGGATGTAAACATGCTGAGCTctatttgaagaaaaaaaatcacactatGCTCAAGTAACTGAGAGTTTATGCATGGGTGGATATTTTTATTGTACTTCATGTGGGTGCTAGGTACTAGGTAGGTAACCAGAATGATTGATTTTCTAATAATATCTGAGAAAGACTGCACAGAAAAGTCCCGcagaaacatcacaaaataaataaatacacaaccTGTGATAAACTAATGAAGACATTATGAATGTGAGTGTCATACAGTATGAAAACAACagtgtattcatttatttgcagAGTTTAGAGCCATAAACAAATGATACATTCACActtttaaatgatgaaatgcTGTGAACTTCTTAGTGTGTGGACACAGAGGCTGTGATGTGTCTCTGTATGCAGAGATGTAACCATGATGGGGGTTTAACAGCAGCCTGCAGTGCCGAGACTTGAGCTGCCACGTATGAAAGGAGGAGCAAGCTCCCTGCTTCAGCGCCCCTCCCTGCACCACCCGCTCCAGTATGAACCGCTTGCAGAAGTTtgcatcagttttttttaagacttgTAACATCATTTATGAACGTGTGTTATTTGAATAACAAACATATAACAGATATGAACACAGAGGTTTATGCGCATTATGCAAAATGCACGCTTGGATCGGGGTTTTGCGTCATAATGGTGCATCTTTTGTCGTTGTCAGGGGATTTAAAATGAACCTAATGGACATTTTCACTGGGAAAACTCACTAAAGTTGCCTAAACTACCTGTTGTAcatatatatagtgtgtattatgactgcagcagagagactTCTGCAGAAACTTCACTCTTGCCTGTGTTTGGATATTAAGATATAATGTTGGATCTAGTTTCTGGCGTAAAAGTGTAAGAGCAGTAGAAATCATTCATTATTtcctgctgttttgtgtcattaaAGTGGACCCACACAGAGCCTTTAGTTAAACATGGGACAGCCCCCATCCGCATACCTCAACGCAAAAAAACCCCGTGGAAAGACACGACGCGCTCACTGATACGCTGCTGGTCCTGTTAGTGGGCATGGACTGGAAACATTCTCCATCCACGACTGCAAGACAAAAAACCTCAGCAGCACTCACTCACTGACTCccatcacacaccacacacataatCTCGACGAGCTCCCCAATTGAGGATGACTGCAAAAAACCGAAACAAGAGCAACTCGAGCGAAAAGAGCGCCGCATCCATCCAAGATGACGCGCCGAAGAAGATCCAGAAGAGCACCAGTACAAACGGGGTGAGCAGCCCCGGATCGCAGGCTGCAAAATCAGGGAGCTGCCTCGGGCTCATCGCCACCACTGTGTTTTATCTCGGGTTAATAGGCGCTGCAggttttgctgctttttatttgcagcaggtAGTGGAGGAAATGCACCAGACGAGCGCCAGGCATGAGGAGAGCGCACGGCAAAACGCAGTGCTGGGGAGCAAAATGGAGAGCGTCGTTCAACAGGTTGGtggaaaatgatgtgaatcaaTGAGGGGAGTGGGAAGAAGTTGGCATGACATTACCAAAGTTTCACAACTCCCAGGCACATTAAAAGATGTCTTTGTGTCCAATTACATAACTGTACATGTTGTTCTACTCTGTGTACTGATGGGGGTCGGGTAGGTTTGGTGAGTGATGGATTTGGTGACATCCTTACACCTTTTCACTGAGCAAACTTATACAAATGAAAGTTTCCTGTCATTCCTACACTATTTTCATGGATGATTCCACTTTTTCTTCCTTCAAAGTACATCCACTGGAACAACATGTCTCTTTTGCAAGAATAAAAAACTGTTAAAGATTCACTGGCTCTGCAGTTAAACCTCTTATGACATGCAAACTAAAGTTTGCTTATATAACTGATGCCGCcctctgtttcattcattctttcctcATTCCTGTGCTGATGTCCCTGATTGTACAGTAACGCTGTCTAAACTACAGTCAGGATGTCACACAGTCTGTTATGTGTTGACTCGACTCTACTCATGCAAATGTACAAGGTGTACAGAAGCACTGTTAGTTCACTCTGAGGAACAGTGGCTGCATTGTGAATAATAAAGAAGGTGTTCACATGTCACAGCCATAAAAAAGTTTTATATATCTCCTGCACAGAGTAAGACTTTGAAACTTTATTACATATTTACTTCTTGAGAAGTTAGGCATAGTTCTGTAAAAGCACAACTTTCTCCCTccacaataataaaacactactttttaaaaatgcataaaaaagcTAATAAGTGGACCTCGATTCAAGATTATCTTGGTGCACTTTTCCTGAGctcaaaaatgaactgaaactaGATTTTAATTTGATGTCGTTGGGAgttattttgtctatttctaAGCCATCAACATGATTACAATGGAACTAATGGGCGGGGACTAACTCTTCCTACAATTATCAATGCAACCAACAGGTCTTGCCAGAGTGTCCACATTCTAATTTGTGCATCTTTGCATTGCTTGGAACTAGGTAGCAGGAACTGTTACACAAAATGAAGGTTCATTctggaccacagcagcagtaatTCCAAGAGTTTTACAACATATTGTTAACTCACACTTGCTGGCATTCTCCTGAGCTTTAATCCAGTAAATGGGACACTTGCTGGCATTCTCCTGAGCTTTAATCCAGTAAATGGGTGTGTCTGAGTTGACTGAGCCAGCTCCATTACAAGTGGGACAACCCAACTTCTGTATGAAGACCATGGGATGGCACTGACAGCTCAGGAAAGGTCATGAAGCTGATGTTTGTTCTCCTGTTTTTCAGGTGGAGTCTCTAAAGAGTGTCGTGGACGGACTGGAGTCATCACTGGGCATCACACGGGTGGAGCTGGAGGGAGCCGTCAGCCGGATGAAGAGGGGCGAGGTGGAGACGAGGAGAGTTGAGGAGGCCCTGCAGAAGCTCCAGAACGATCTACTCAGGGACCTTTCAGAGGGCAtcaaggaggtgaaggaggccCGTGAGTGGGACTTCTCTTCTCTGGAGAAGACTGTCGAGGAGCGCCTGGCCGAGGTGAGTCAGTCCGTCAAGGCCAGTGTGACAGAGTTCACCGAAGCTCAGGGGGAGGCACAGAGAGAGCTGGCTGATCTCAAGGCCCGCCTGGGGGACATAGAAGACCCTGCGCTCATCAAACAAGAGCTCTCTGCCATTGTTGATGTTGTAGCTGAAATCAGAACAACCAAACAGGATTCTGACGCTTCATCCGAGTCACTCAGGGAGCAGATATTTGCCGTGAGGTCTGAGCTCCAGACTCGTAATCGGGAAGTGGCCTCGCTGTCCGAGGAAATTGAAACAGTGAGGTCAGTCATGCAAGATACTGTTGAGAGTCTGAGGCAGTCGCTGTCTTCAACTAAGGCCGACATCCAGGCTCTGAAGGACAAAGGCATGACACTGGAGAGCAGCGTGGAGCAGGCGGCTGATGCCGTCCGCTACGTGGAGAAGAAGGCGAATGAAGCAGCCGATCAGGTCAGGAGACAATCAGAAGACCTGGAAGAAAGAGTTAAAGCATCAGAGGTGAGCGGAGATTCACTGATGGTGTCAGTTTCAGACATCACCAGCAAAGTGGAAACACTGCTGACCAAATACGACACCCACGAAAGCACGCTGGCTGAACAGAAACAGGCCGTGGAGAAGGTCAAAAGCGGATTgggggaggagatggaggcaCTGAAAAGCAGTTTGGGTGAGCTCCAGTCAAACATAGTCGCTCTGGGTGAGGCCCAGAATGAGCTCACGACGAAGGACTCCGACCTGGATCAGCTGGTGAAGGAGTTGGGGGAGAGGTTCGCCGCCCTGGAGGGGAAAAGCAACGTAGAGCCAGAGCAGATGCAGAGCTTAAGAGGTATGGTAGATGGCTTAGAAGCCAAAGCAGCCAAGCTAGAAGGCCACGATCAGGCGATATCTGCTCTTCAGGAGGCTCTGCAGGAGACCACACGGACACTGGCGGGCTTAGCCAAAGTCGATGAtcaggtggaggaagaggaggaacgcacggaggaggaggaggaggaacacacGGAGGAGGAACACATGGAGGAGGAACACACgaatgaggaggaagagtcTGAAGTGTGACATCATGATACCAAATTCTGGACGATTAGCGCTTCTTAAAGGGTGACAATGACCcacttttttcttgttttcatgaaGAATTGTTTTTCAGACCTGATGGTTGATGTCACGACgttgcacattttctttttagcagAAAAGTAGCCAAGGTGAAAGAAACCGGTCaggagagaggaacagagtTGGACTGCTGATCTGTGAATTCAAATCCACAAATTCATTCTGcactgtagttttgttttttcttctaatgTTTTGTTCAATGTTGGTGCCAATGCTGTTGAAACAAATGCAATGATGAGCTCCTTTCGAGCACTCTTTTGTTTACTCACTAcggttttttttggtttttaataaaaactctTGTTGAACCCAAAACTGTGACGAGTTATTTCTTGGTGTGGAGTCATGATTTGTTGCATTGCTTTAGCTGCTTTTACCGTTACATCATGGGTGATACGTTCATCCAGAATGAACACTTTATGTGAGAGGCGTGATATCCCCAAAAGGGCTACAAAAATCCTGCTAAAACCCAAAGAGGAATTTGGATCTCTTTGGGTTCAGCTCGACTCATTAAACAGCTCCACAAAACTATATTTTACACATGTAAAATATGGCTCAGGAAGACTGAATGCTGCGGACAGCAGCGTCAGATAACATGTCGTTTTCCTCTTGCAGGTGTTGTGCAAAAATATGCTTACTTGTTGAGCACCTGAGGCCGCAGTTGCGTCGCCTCTTCATGGCGACACTTCAAAGTTATCTATTTTGCTGGAAGGCGTTTGGAATTCAAGGAACAAAGAAGCCCGACGGATGCGAGAAACTACTTTGACTACATAGTTAGTTGGTAACAAACTGGAGTTTCAAGTCTTTAAACATCTCGTTAGTGAAGGCAAGAACCTGGTacagggttaaaaaaaaaaatcaagaaagcTGCGTAACTAAAGGGTACCTGAACTTTTGGTATCTGAGGAAGAGAAAACTGGAGCTTGATGCTTCATCAGTGGATTCATACTAAATATCTTGATCTGCTGCAAGATTTTCAAAAAGTTCACAGTTTGGTGGTTTTTAGGTGCATGGAGAAGTGGACCTCCACCCATTTCCTGTATTCTTATCAGGGTTGCAAGATGTGGGGCACATCCTGGACAAGTAGAAGAAGACTTAAAAGGGTCAAAACTCTTTACAAAAAACTTCATTGTGAGATCGATGCGTTTGTCTTGTGTCCTTCATCCCAACAACAAGCACAAATAAGCTTTCTAAAAGTCTTGTTGGaggtgttttaaataaatagtttgacatttcggAAGGTCCGCtaactttctttcttcctgcgGTTCAGAGGTCAATTTCGATAACAGACTGATGTCTGTGTGCTAAATTTAAATTAGGCTCACTAACATGTTAATCTTGAtttttgtaatatatttttggaGAAGGGAAATGGTATGCAGCAAAGAgacacaggtcggattcgaaccctgggccgcttGCAGCAAACGCTGGGTCTTCATACATGGGGCATAATCTTGTGTTTAATGCCTCAATATGATACAGAAATGTCACTGTTACAGCCTCtggaaattaaatatttgcatgTGGGATCAGAATCAGATCACAATATCAAAACAACCAGGTGAAGATTTAAATATAGTTGGACAGGAAGGAAACAATTTCAAATGTTACAACCTTGAGAAATGCCGACAAACCAGCTGCCAGATTGTTCACATTCATACTTCTTAACAGGGTGACGGTAACCAGCTTTGTGCTTTGAGGCAGGcaaagtttagtttttatttaatttgtaataaaaaaaaaggtttatttcaaGCAGTAGTATGACAGTTGACAAAAAAAGCCCAAAGGTGATCGGTCTCCACTCGTCTGAGGTCGTCGAAGTGTCGCTCATGTTGGCCTGTGCGTCTCTCCGATGTCGGATAAATCAGCGATGTCACTAACCCGTTTACTCGTAACACTTAAATCTCCCTCGACTGCAGTGAGGTTGGCCAGTGTCTGTCTAAGCTCTGCgatctcctgctctctctttgtGAGATCTTCTGCCAGTCTTCCTATCCGCAGAGTCAGGTCGGACAGCTGAGGCTCGAACGCGCCAAAGTCCCTCTTAATGGCGGCGACTTTTGGTTTGAGGTCACTGGCGAAGGTCACCGTTCTTATCAGGcgagctctgctgctctccagCTCCCTCAGCCGCTCAGAGATCTGTTTGTCAGCGGCGGCGAGTTCAGGGATGCGTTTGCGGAGCTTCTCGATGGCCTGAGTGTTGCTTTCGGACGCAGCCCGGAGATTTCCGACTCTGTCGATGCTGCCGGCCAGCACGTCCCCGATGCGTTTGACCATGCTGTGCTCCACCTGGGTCGTCTTGTCCTCCAGCTCGCCCACCTGAGTGAGCAGAGACTCCAGCTCAGACTGCAGGCCGTCCATCCTGCGCACGTCTGTCCGCACTGACCCCACCTACAGGGGGGACACAGAAGAACAGAGGCTGAGATTAAATTTTGATGCTTGATGGTCTATCTTCTACATGCACTAAAGATAATAATGCATAAACATTTTAGACTATATTTTGGATGTTGCGTTGAATTTCATGTCTGGAGTACCACTGCACCATGACGCCCAAGatcaaattataattttattaatGATTTGAGCAGACATGACACACATTTGCTAGTTGCAGCTACTCAGATGTGAGGATTTGAAGCTTACGTGATCGTAAAGTGAATATGTTTGAATTTTGCACTGttgattggacaaaacaagacatctttagatgtgaagatgatgatattttatagacaaatTGATTGAGAGTGTGGCCCTAAACAAAATCTGACATTACCTTGTAGGAAAAGTCCTTTGCGAT is part of the Larimichthys crocea isolate SSNF chromosome XX, L_crocea_2.0, whole genome shotgun sequence genome and harbors:
- the ikbip gene encoding inhibitor of nuclear factor kappa-B kinase-interacting protein isoform X2; protein product: MPTEVKQRKKSPKQSDEGSGASAANGKDEAHKVKTEAGNNQSLDVRSILCLLSLAACAALSWVVLQQNERFSDIEEKYRLLHGKASSLFDMEEEVLKVSKKCESIQPMLEGLGAQRGALQPQLEAFEQDVSRLKEWASGLTEKRTQLQTSLTALRDAVGQIEERTSAIAKDFSYKVGSVRTDVRRMDGLQSELESLLTQVGELEDKTTQVEHSMVKRIGDVLAGSIDRVGNLRAASESNTQAIEKLRKRIPELAAADKQISERLRELESSRARLIRTVTFASDLKPKVAAIKRDFGAFEPQLSDLTLRIGRLAEDLTKREQEIAELRQTLANLTAVEGDLSVTSKRVSDIADLSDIGETHRPT
- the ckap4 gene encoding cytoskeleton-associated protein 4 isoform X2, with amino-acid sequence MTAKNRNKSNSSEKSAASIQDDAPKKIQKSTSTNGVSSPGSQAAKSGSCLGLIATTVFYLGLIGAAGFAAFYLQQVVEEMHQTSARHEESARQNAVLGSKMESVVQQVESLKSVVDGLESSLGITRVELEGAVSRMKRGEVETRRVEEALQKLQNDLLRDLSEGIKEVKEAREWDFSSLEKTVEERLAEVSQSVKASVTEFTEAQGEAQRELADLKARLGDIEDPALIKQELSAIVDVVAEIRTTKQDSDASSESLREQIFAVRSELQTRNREVASLSEEIETVRSVMQDTVESLRQSLSSTKADIQALKDKGMTLESSVEQAADAVRYVEKKANEAADQVRRQSEDLEERVKASEVSGDSLMVSVSDITSKVETLLTKYDTHESTLAEQKQAVEKVKSGLGEEMEALKSSLGELQSNIVALGEAQNELTTKDSDLDQLVKELGERFAALEGKSNVEPEQMQSLRGMVDGLEAKAAKLEGHDQAISALQEALQETTRTLAGLAKVDDQVEEEEERTEEEEHTNEEEESEV
- the ckap4 gene encoding cytoskeleton-associated protein 4 isoform X1, with product MTAKNRNKSNSSEKSAASIQDDAPKKIQKSTSTNGVSSPGSQAAKSGSCLGLIATTVFYLGLIGAAGFAAFYLQQVVEEMHQTSARHEESARQNAVLGSKMESVVQQVESLKSVVDGLESSLGITRVELEGAVSRMKRGEVETRRVEEALQKLQNDLLRDLSEGIKEVKEAREWDFSSLEKTVEERLAEVSQSVKASVTEFTEAQGEAQRELADLKARLGDIEDPALIKQELSAIVDVVAEIRTTKQDSDASSESLREQIFAVRSELQTRNREVASLSEEIETVRSVMQDTVESLRQSLSSTKADIQALKDKGMTLESSVEQAADAVRYVEKKANEAADQVRRQSEDLEERVKASEVSGDSLMVSVSDITSKVETLLTKYDTHESTLAEQKQAVEKVKSGLGEEMEALKSSLGELQSNIVALGEAQNELTTKDSDLDQLVKELGERFAALEGKSNVEPEQMQSLRGMVDGLEAKAAKLEGHDQAISALQEALQETTRTLAGLAKVDDQVEEEEERTEEEEEEHTEEEHMEEEHTNEEEESEV